In Populus alba chromosome 1, ASM523922v2, whole genome shotgun sequence, a single window of DNA contains:
- the LOC118027850 gene encoding fatty acid desaturase 4, chloroplastic translates to MSILPQHNHYLTRSPTHNPWHRKRIICSATTTPTKPKSSPSQLTFEPQFVTPPNLVTSISTPPVLNDPSLQSTWSHRTWVATGCTTVLVSLAKAIAGAGDSHIWLEPMLAGYIGYILADLGSGVYHWGIDNYGDGSTPIFGNQIEAFQGHHKWPWTITRRQFANNLHALARTVAFFVLPVDLVCNDPIVNAFVGVLAGCIMFSQQFHAWAHGTKSKLPPIVVALQDVGLLVSRSQHGAHHRQPYNNNYCIVSGVWNEFLDKNKVFEALEMALYFKLGVRPRSWSEPTTDWTEETETASQVAVQ, encoded by the coding sequence ATGTCTATCCTCCCCCAACACAACCACTACCTCACAAGGTCCCCAACCCATAATCCATGGCACCGCAAGCGTATCATCTGCTCAGCCACTACCACCCCTACCAAGCCTAAGTCTAGCCCTAGCCAGTTAACCTTTGAGCCACAGTTTGTAACCCCACCAAACCTAGTCACCTCTATTAGCACCCCTCCCGTGCTCAATGACCCAAGCTTGCAGTCAACATGGTCTCACCGAACATGGGTGGCAACCGGGTGCACCACGGTGCTGGTTTCTCTAGCTAAGGCGATTGCAGGTGCAGGTGATTCTCATATCTGGCTTGAGCCCATGTTAGCAGGCTATATTGGGTACATTTTAGCTGACCTTGGATCTGGGGTTTACCATTGGGGTATTGACAACTATGGTGATGGATCAACACCGATTTTTGGCAATCAAATTGAAGCATTTCAAGGTCATCATAAGTGGCCATGGACAATAACTAGGCGTCAGTTTGCTAATAACTTGCATGCTCTTGCACGAACAGTAGCATTCTTTGTGCTTCCTGTAGACTTGGTTTGTAATGATCCCATTGTAAATGCCTTTGTTGGTGTGCTCGCCGGTTGTATCATGTTTAGCCAGCAATTTCATGCGTGGGCTCATGGCACAAAGAGCAAGTTACCCCCCATAGTCGTGGCATTGCAGGATGTTGGATTGCTCGTGTCTAGGTCACAACATGGTGCTCATCATCGGCAACCATATAACAACAACTATTGCATAGTGAGTGGAGTTTGGAATGAATTCTTGGATAAGAATAAGGTTTTTGAGGCATTAGAGATGGCCTTGTACTTTAAGCTTGGGGTAAGACCAAGGTCCTGGAGTGAACCGACCACTGACTGGACTGAAGAGACTGAGACCGCTTCTCAGGTTGCAGTCCAATAA
- the LOC118027860 gene encoding vacuolar protein sorting-associated protein 22 homolog 1, producing MRRRPGIGGLQTAAAARDQYRLLGENVAKLRTDLMKEQLATFRSQLEEFARKHKNDIRKNPTFRTQFHEMCAKVGVDPLASNKGFWAELLGIGDFYYELGVQIVEICLATRPHNGGLINLQELCALLRQKRKSDREAVSEDDCLRAISKLKILGSGFEVISVGKRKLVRSVPTELNKDHNEILELAQAQGFVTVDELERRLSWTSGHATDALDTLLDEGLAMIDDGHRDGKRRYWFPCVSSISASVVTDI from the exons ATGAGGAGGAGACCTGGTATTGGTGGGTTACAAACAGCAGCTGCTGCCAGG GATCAATATCGGTTACTAGGAGAAAATGTAGCAAAGCTAAGAACTGATCTTATGAAAGAACAGCTTGCCACTTTTCGCTCTCAGCTTGAAGAATTTGCCCGCAAACACAAG AATGACATTCGAAAGAACCCTACTTTCAGGACGCAATTCCATGAGATGTGTGCTAAAGTTGGAGTGGATCCACTGGCATCGAATAAGGGTTTTTGGGCAGAGCTGTTAGGGATTGGTGACTTCTATTATGAACTTG GAGTGCAAATTGTGGAGATATGCTTGGCAACAAGACCTCACAATGGAGGTTTGATCAACCTGCAAGAACTCTGTGCTTTGCTTCGGCAGAAACGAAAAAGTGATCGTGAAGCTGTGTCAGAGGATGACTGTTTGCGTGCTATAAGTAAGCTGAAG ATATTGGGCAGTGGTTTTGAGGTGATTTCTGTTGGGAAAAGAAAGCTTGTTCGGTCAGTTCCAACTGAATTGAACAAAGACCATAATGAAATTCTGGAGCTGGCTcag GCTCAAGGTTTTGTGACTGTTGATGAGTTAGAGAGACGGCTTTCTTGGACATCTGGTCATGCTACCGATGCCCTTGATACTTTATTAGAT GAAGGACTTGCTATGATCGACGATGGCCATAGAGATGGCAAACGCCGCTATTGGTTCCCCTGTGTATCTTCCATCTCCGCTTCAGTGGTTACTGATATTTAA